The proteins below are encoded in one region of Brachyspira intermedia PWS/A:
- a CDS encoding helix-turn-helix domain-containing protein, producing the protein MYNYIYTQEDFSILNSYKNISISLGKYLGDNVEIVIYSFENEDCPIVFMVNEYMHNKSIGDAISDKDRSILNEILDKNNNKFFKNNFIETVTGECHKINYTVIENSNGIPIAMMVISWKFDISLVNTLKVFIPDNISSDVKESKNSKSEDIIIEALKKVIGTVDKDEVGPSVYNKTIIKKLYAQGIFEFKESVQLVANYLNISHHTVYLHLRSIKRSKKNNK; encoded by the coding sequence ATGTATAATTATATATACACCCAAGAAGATTTTAGTATATTAAATAGTTATAAAAATATTTCTATATCCTTAGGAAAGTATCTTGGGGATAATGTAGAAATAGTGATATATTCTTTTGAAAATGAGGATTGTCCTATAGTTTTTATGGTTAATGAATATATGCATAATAAAAGTATTGGTGATGCTATTTCCGATAAAGACAGAAGCATATTAAATGAGATACTAGATAAAAATAATAATAAATTTTTTAAAAATAATTTTATTGAAACTGTTACAGGAGAATGTCATAAAATAAATTATACAGTTATAGAGAATTCTAACGGTATTCCTATAGCTATGATGGTTATAAGTTGGAAATTTGATATTTCTCTTGTTAATACATTAAAAGTATTTATACCTGATAATATTAGTTCTGATGTAAAAGAAAGTAAAAATAGTAAATCAGAAGATATTATTATAGAGGCTCTTAAAAAAGTTATAGGAACTGTTGATAAAGATGAAGTAGGGCCTTCTGTTTATAATAAAACAATAATAAAAAAATTATATGCTCAGGGTATATTTGAGTTTAAAGAATCTGTTCAATTAGTAGCGAATTATTTGAATATTTCACATCATACAGTATACTTACATCTTAGAAGTATAAAAAGAAGTAAAAAAAATAACAAATAA